The genomic DNA CAATCCGCAATCTTCCAGGCCACTGCAGGTCAAGGTCCAGTGATGAAGGGACAACTACGAATCTTCATCTTCAAACTCCTTCACTTGGTGTCGAACTCGATGGTTCTGGACCAATGCTCGGGCGGCGCGGCCTGTTGTTCACTGATGAACTGCTAAAAAAATCGCTGGGCTGTCGGGCGATTTAAAGCCACCGGTTCGAGTGAGTACAAGTTCATTGGAGATGCCATCCCGATCGGAATCACGTTTCCTGATCGACGAGGGACAGCCATTCTGGACGGGATTTGAATTGATAAAAGCAGACATCCCAGAGGTTTTCGGACTGATTCCACTCAAGGTCTAAACGTGCGGAACTAAGGAACGTTGGCGTTATTTTTCGCTCCGAAGTGGGGAGACGTGGCGATTTCATCTCTTAATTGAGAGACCTCAGTCTGTAGTTGCCTCGCGTCATTTGCCCAACGACGAGTCTGCAAAATCGATTGTTCCAACTGCGGAAACAATCCTTTCTCAAGGTTTCGATTGACAAGATTGTTGACGAGCGTTTCGACTGAACCACGCAGCCCGCGTCGCAAACGGCGTGTCAACAGGATGACGAGAAGCCCCGACCAGAGAATCAAGAACAGCCCGGCGGGAATGTAAAAATCACTCGATAGAAGTGGTTGATGAAGAATGAAGGACTCGTAGAAAAAATTCGCGCCAACACGATACAGCACAAAAAGTATGTAGGCGACAAACAAAAATTCGTACCAGCATCGCACGTAGAACTTGGAATTTTTTCTCGCTAGCTCTTCGATCGATTCGTCGATCTTTTGACCGGCATCGACAACAAACTGACTCTCAACAGCCGCCGCCTCTTTACGAAGTTGATCGAGCGATTGATCGCTCATGACTGAAGAATCAAACCCTGCCTGAGAGACATGACCGTCAATCACAATTTCCGCTTCGCGCAAGTGCGACTCATCGAGACCGAACTGACTCACTCGCTGAAGAGTTTCTTCGGATCGCTGCTCACTGCGAAAATGATCCAGCCAGCGTTTCCCCTGAATCGTTCCCAGCAGCGCCAACTGTGCGGTGCTGCGGGCACGAAAAAACGTGAGCGATGCCAGAAGCCCACCGATACCACTATAAAATCTTAAGCATGCCGAGAACGGGCTGAGCCCCCAATGGTCCGTGACCGCGGAAAGTAATCGGCGTTCCCACAACCCGTGGCTGGCCAGCAGTTCTTTTTTAAGCTGCTGTGCCATTTTTTGACTGAGTTGCTCCCGCTGCTGGTTCAGTGCTGCGTCCAGAGTTTTTAAGTCGTCCTCTTTTCTGGAAATGATCTCCAGACAACGAGCCAAGCCGGATTGCAGCAAGTCCACAATATTTGCTCGACGAATGCGCAGACGTTCGGATGCCCCTAATTTCGACGTCAGCAAATCTATCAACCGACCAAAATCCCCGGTCGGATGCTGAGCCTGTTGCCGTTCTTCAAAGGCTTTCAGGGAGTCGACAAAAAAGAGATCGGGAACCTGGTATTGGTCGACGAGTGTGGATCTCCAGTCGGCTCGAATATCTTCATCGAGATCAGCATGAGTTTGCACGAAGATCATTCGGCAACCGGACGCAGCTGCCAGCAGTTCATCTGAAACACGAGCTGACCGATACTTTTGTTGTGTCGAGACAACGAGCAACACATCGCAATAAGGAAGTAATTTCCGCAACCGATCCAGATTCGTTCCGGCCTCGCTATTCTCGTTGGTATCGGGATCTGGACAATCGAGGATCACGAGGTCCCGCAGGACATCGGCCTCTGACTGGACGACATCAATATCGTCGAGTGGCAGATTGAGAAGTTTCAAATCGGTATCGAAATGAACGATCAGCTTTGGCTTGCGAGTTGTCGGCCGCTCACGACCGGAACTCGAAACCTCTTCACCGACGAGTGCATTCACCAGCGAACTTTTGCCTGTTCCGGTCCCACCGAAGGTTGCGACGACAATCGGAGCTTCATAACGAAACTGCAACGTCTCAACCCGGCTGAGAATCCGCGTGATCAATGACTGGCAACGGAGTGCTGGCTCCCATTGGAGCGGGACAGAACTCCACGTTGTCACGCGATGACGAAGCCGGTCCAGCGTGGAAAGCAGTTCAAGTTGCTGAAGGTCGTCATCTTTCATTCGTCGATGTCAGAAAAGTGTGGTCCGCTGGGATTCCGTTATCAAAAATTCGTCGACTGGGGCATTCTTATCTTCATTCAAAGTTCTATTTTCATTGAACGAAAACTTATGAAGTCAGGATCAAAAAAAGCCCTGTTCGCTGCCCCAGTTGACCAAACAGTTCGCTAAGTGAGTTAAGCTGATCAAACAGTCGCAGACGATGGAGTGAGATACTTGTCGAGTTCATTGGCAACGATCACTCCGTAATTGACGGCACCCAGCCACCCAGACATGATGATGCCAACAGACCCTGCGTGGAACAGACCGTTGATATGCTCAGGCAACGCTTGCGAGACTTTCAGTCCTTCGAATTTCGTCCCGAAACTCGCTCCTTGAGCATGACGTGTGTAATGTTCAAAAGTGCGCGGAGTCGAAGCTTCGATCCAATCCAGTTTTTCCCGAATGTCAGGGACATACTGTTCGAGGCAATCGAGGGTTCCTTCGCACAGTTTTTCTTTTTCGTGCTGGTATTCTTCTTCGGTCAGTTTCGCCCAGTCGCTGTAGTTGGCGTTCGTCGAGGAGACCACTAACCAGCGGTCCGATCCTGGTCGAGTTTGTGGATAGTAAAACGAGAACGTCCGACTGCTCACATTCATCGAGAGCATCGCATTGATGTCGAAGCCATCATGCTCGGAATGGAACAGCAAGTCCCCGCAATCGTCGAATCCTTCGCCCGGCTTCAGTCCGATGTAAACCTGACAACTACTGTTGTTCAACCGGACTGCTTTTGTTTCTTCCAGATAGTCTTTGTCAAAATGCTCTTCGTCGACCAATTTGAGAATCGTGGTTTTGAGGTTGGCGTTGGACATCACTGCCCCACACTCGATGCGTTTTCCATTCACATGGACCGCTTTAACTTGTCGGTCCGGGCTGACTTCGATTTTCTCCACGAGCGAACGAATTCGTATGTCGACACCGTTGGCGATGAGTTCTTCTCTCATTTTACTAATGAGCGCGTCGGTCCCTCCCTGAAACGTGAAGACCCCTTTGCTCATGAAATTACTGAAGACGATTCCGTACGTAATAGCCGGGTCTTCCAACGTCGATCCGTTTGCGTAAGCAATCGGTTCCATGAGCATGCGAACGACGTCGCTGCGCCCCGGGAAGAATTTCTCGAAGAGTTCCCCGGTTGTCATCTGTTGATCATCAAAGAAATTCATCTTTCGAGACGCGGAGAAAAAGGCGTCGACGGTCTCGAAAGGAATGTTGAACTGTTCGGTGATGAGCCGTGTGAAGTCTTTTCGATCAAACGTCGTGCGTAGTGAAAACTGTGGATTCTCGAACCGAATTCCTTTGAGCTGAACAATGCTCTCAGCGATTTCCTGTGTCCAATACTTCCGGCAACTTTTGATCATTCCGACAGGGAATCCGTGCAGAGAAATATCGAAGATATGCCCCCCGCGACGCTTAAACCAAGTCGCCATGCCTCCCAATTGATAGTGATGTTCGAGGAGCAAAACAGAGTACCCCTGCTTGGCCAAAACATTCGCACTGGTCAGGCCAGCAAGTCCCGAACCGATCACGATGACGTCGTAACGATCTTTTGTCTCTTTAAGAAAATCTTTTGCCATTGGGAGTTCAGATATCAATAGTTCTTAATTTGTGCGGACTTCCATGCAACATCATTGACAATTTCACTTCGAACATCCAGTTCGACAACGTCTGCATTTCCACGTTTTTCTCGTTCGCACACCAAGATTCACCCTTTTAAGCCTCACTCACCCAGTCTCACACGAGATCACAAGGGCACACGTCCCAGCCAGAGCAGCGAGCAAAGAAACAGTCCCACCCTCCTCAACAAGACCGATTCATAAGGCTAAGTCCATACAGAACGACGAAAATTCGCCGTCGCCGGACTTCTACAACCGTTTCATTGCAGCAGCGATTTCAATTTCGATTTGTTCGAGAGGATTGAGTGGGTCCATCGGATTGTCCATCGGCTGGACTTCGTTGGTCTCCCGGTTCCAATCGACTGGACCGTAGCGAGCGGGCTCAGGCTTCTTGTTCAGAATGTGATCTCCGGCATCCCCTTTGTTGAAGTGCCAGAACTCGTACGGGAAGTGCATGAAGCCTTTTGATTCCATGATCTCCGTGATTGCGAGACGATTTTGAAGTTCGTCTTCGGTAATGAACGGAGACCGCATCGGCGTTTTTTCGCTCACTTCTAAATACGGTCCTCCACGCCAGACTTCGCTGCCGTCGTCTCTGCGAAAGACAGAGATATCAATCGCTGAACCAGACATGTGCGTGCCGATTTTCGGAATGTTCGCAACCAGCACAATCGCTCGGCGAAAGACAAATTCTACCGGCGGCATCTCCCCGCCATTTTCCCAGATGCACTTCTGTAACACCAAATCGAAGACCGCCGGTTTGCGGACGAGTGTCCGCTGCATCTCCCTGGACCGAAACCCGTCTTCAACCTTCAGAATCCAGCCACGGTCATTCATCACCCGACCGATCGCAATCACATCGTCCACGAGGCTTTCGCGAATAAAAAAGACGCGATCGAGGTCACCTGCAATTTTCGATTCCGAAAATTGCATCTCCACTCCCGCAGCATCGGCGGCGTCTGGAATCGATGCGAATCCTTCTCCACATTCTTCGACAGGAAAGGTGAGTAATTCTTCGACCATTCCATAGCCAAGTTCCAACTGCTCGGTCCAATAGGCCCGTGCTGAATCATCAAGTTGAGACATATTTATCGTGACCTTTGCTGACGTTGTTTTGGCTTGTCGAGTTGGAACTTCCAACAAGTGCTGTTTCTACGCTATCAAGTTCAGTTTCTATTACTGTGACACTAACGGACAGTTTGAGTGTCCGACTCAAGCAGGTTCAACTTTCTGAAACGTTGAACGCTGAACATTGAACGTTGCTTGTTATGCGTCACCGCTTGCGTTTCGCCTTTGACGTAATTCGTCTAATCGTTTTTTGATCTCTGCTTCATAACCACGATCGACCGGTTCGTAGTATGTTTTTTCAACTCCCAGATAGTCTTGGTCAACCCAGCCATCTCCACTGTTGTGAGCATATTGATACCCTTCGCCATGCCCGAGGTCTTTGGCCCCTTGGTAATGAGCATCTTTCAAATGCGTGGGGACGGGGACGATACGATTGTTTTCAATATCGCCAATCGCAGCATCGACCGCTTTGTATGACGCGTTCGACTTCGGAGCCGAGGCAAGATACGTCACCGCTTGCGACAAAATAATTCGACACTCCGGCATCCCGACTCGCTCGGTCGCCTCCGCAGCTGAGTTCGCTATGACCAAAGCTTGTGGATCGGCATTTCCGATATCTTCCGAAGCAGAAATCACGATCCGGCGGGCGATGAATCTGGGATCTTCTCCAGCAACCAACATCCGTGCCAACCAATAGATTGCGGCATCGGGATCACTTCCACGAATACTCTTAATAAACGCGCTAGCGACATCGTAATGCTGATCTCCTTTGGCATCGTACAGGACAGCCTTCTTCTGAATCGATTCCTGCGCGACCTGCAAGTTGAAGACCTTATTATTCTCATCGAGCGAGAGCACTCCGATTTCGAATGCCGTCAACGCACGCCGGGCATCTCCATCACAAATTTCAGCGAGAAACTCAATCGCTTCGTCGGTCGCCTTCGCCCCTGTTTCCCCAAGCCCGCGTTCTTTATCTTCCAGTGCGCGCCGCAGAAGTTGAGCAATGTCCTCTTCGTCAATCGTCTTGAATTCAAACACCTGGCTCCGACTAATCAGCGCTGAAGCCAACGAGAAGAATGGGTTTGCCGTCGTCGCTGCAATGAGATTCACAACACCGGCTTCCACATCTGGCAATAACACATCCTGTTGCGTCTTGTTGAAGTGATGAAGTTCGTCGACAAAAAGAATCGTGCGGCCATCTCCCCGGGAAAGTCGATCACGCGCAGCTTCCAGCTCGGTCCGGAGTTCCTTCACTCCGACACTGGCAGCATTGAGAACAGCAAAGTGACACTGAGTCTGAAGCGCGATCACCTGCCCCAGCGATGTCTTTCCGGTTCCGGGGGGACCGTAGAAAATCATCGACCCCAATCGGTCCGCCTGCAACATTCGCTGCAAAAGCATTCCCTTCCCCAGAAAGTGCCGTTGTCCAACGAACTCTTCCAGCGATCGTGGCCGCATCCGCGCAGCGAGCGGCTGAGCCTTTGTTCGAGCTTGTTTTTCCTGTTGATCGAAGAGACCGGGCATTGCAACTGAGACTAAAGTTAAAAGACAAAGGGCAGTGAGTTCGTAGTCAGAGGAGTTTAGAGTTGCTTGGCCTCTCTTGCCAATCTGCCAGCATATTACAAAACAACGCTCCCTGTTCGATGGCGTCGTCGAGGGCTTTGTGGGTGTGAGGATGCCTGTCAAACCAATGGCGGGGCATGTTTCGCTTCGTTGACTCCCGGTAGCCTTTACCCATCAGAGACATGGCGAACGTTTTCATATCGAGTGCGGAATGCGAAAACGGACTTCGACCAACAAATTGAATGAGATACCAATAGACGAACAGAAAGTCGAAGCCAGCTGGATACGCCACAAAGACCGGCTTCCCTTCGAGTCCCTCGACCCAATCAACATATTGCTGCATCCCCACCTCCGGAGATTGCGTGTCGACGCGAGTGTACTGATACGCTTTTTTGTACCGGCTCCAGAATTCCATTGTCTCCGGGTGTCCGGTCGCTCCGGGAAGGGTCTCGAAGTTGATCTCAATCGTTGAAACCAACGTTTTATCAGGTAAATAAGCTGCCGCCCCAAGGCTCAACATCGAATGCGGCCCCGGAATGGGGCCATCCGCCTCGATGTCAGTGCTGATGTATATTTCCATAATGAACTACTGTGAAATGAACGGCGAAATGAACTGTGTGATTAAGAGAACAGGAGCTTGAATGAAATCAGCTTCGTAGAACGAATTCGTATCGTTATTATTCTATACTATCAGAGCTTTCACTTCGCGAAGTCCCCCTGTCTGGACTGTATCCAGCCTTGAAACAGAGGAACCAAAACGTATCTGTGACATCCGATACTTTTCCACTGAGTTCATTTTTTTCTCTGAAAGTCCCCGATCATTCCTGATTCTCCACCTTCTACTAAACAGCAAACAACAGGGCAGCCAAAATTCACCCAGTCTCCGGGATGGATTCTCGGTGGGCTGATTGTGATTGCGTTTGCGTTGCGGGCGTCGGCTCCTGATCACTTGTCGATCGAGCATTTTGATGAAGGGGTTTATGCCTCGAACTATTTCTCCAGCCATTTGGATTTCCGTTACCCCGATCGACACCTCTACGCACCACCATTATTCCCCGCGATTCTAGAATGGGCTCTCATTTTCTCCGGTGGAAATCCACAGGCAGTGATGTTCGTCAATGTCATTTTGGGGACGGCACTGGTCGCTGCCATCTGGTGGTTGACGAAACTGATCGCCGGTGATGCCGCAGCCATCGCAGCTGCATCTTTAGCAACGTTCAGCGATTTTCTAATTCAATACAGCCGAGCCGCGTTGACTGACACTCCAGTTTGCCTGTTCATGGTCTTAGCGGTCGGGTGTGGGTTGCTGGCATTGAGAGATCGGCACACGCTGGCGATTCTTGGTGCAGCCTTGTTCACGGCGGCAGCGTGGTGGACGAAGTACAACGGCTGGCTGCCGTTGGCAATACTTGGTGCGGGACTGGCCGGTTCAGTTGTGTTTGATCGCCCCAAAACGTCCGAATGGATGCCTCGCGCCGGAACATTTCTGGTGATCGCCCTCGGTGCGTTTCTATTCTGGTTGCCATGTTTGTGGAGCCTCCAAGAGTACGGTGGATACTCGGCAGTCGCACAGAATCATGCAGGTTATATCGTTGGATTCGGCGGCTGGTGGGATTCCTGGACGAGACACTTCAGCGTGCAGAGTTTTAACTCCAAGCTGTTAATTGTTGGTGGAGTTTGTGCCATCCTTTTGTTCCAAAGGACTCGCAATGCAAATCCTATGCAATGGTCGAACCGCTTTTGGGTTGTCCTGTTCAGCTCTGT from Thalassoglobus polymorphus includes the following:
- a CDS encoding GTPase, which translates into the protein MKDDDLQQLELLSTLDRLRHRVTTWSSVPLQWEPALRCQSLITRILSRVETLQFRYEAPIVVATFGGTGTGKSSLVNALVGEEVSSSGRERPTTRKPKLIVHFDTDLKLLNLPLDDIDVVQSEADVLRDLVILDCPDPDTNENSEAGTNLDRLRKLLPYCDVLLVVSTQQKYRSARVSDELLAAASGCRMIFVQTHADLDEDIRADWRSTLVDQYQVPDLFFVDSLKAFEERQQAQHPTGDFGRLIDLLTSKLGASERLRIRRANIVDLLQSGLARCLEIISRKEDDLKTLDAALNQQREQLSQKMAQQLKKELLASHGLWERRLLSAVTDHWGLSPFSACLRFYSGIGGLLASLTFFRARSTAQLALLGTIQGKRWLDHFRSEQRSEETLQRVSQFGLDESHLREAEIVIDGHVSQAGFDSSVMSDQSLDQLRKEAAAVESQFVVDAGQKIDESIEELARKNSKFYVRCWYEFLFVAYILFVLYRVGANFFYESFILHQPLLSSDFYIPAGLFLILWSGLLVILLTRRLRRGLRGSVETLVNNLVNRNLEKGLFPQLEQSILQTRRWANDARQLQTEVSQLRDEIATSPHFGAKNNANVP
- a CDS encoding phytoene desaturase family protein, translating into MAKDFLKETKDRYDVIVIGSGLAGLTSANVLAKQGYSVLLLEHHYQLGGMATWFKRRGGHIFDISLHGFPVGMIKSCRKYWTQEIAESIVQLKGIRFENPQFSLRTTFDRKDFTRLITEQFNIPFETVDAFFSASRKMNFFDDQQMTTGELFEKFFPGRSDVVRMLMEPIAYANGSTLEDPAITYGIVFSNFMSKGVFTFQGGTDALISKMREELIANGVDIRIRSLVEKIEVSPDRQVKAVHVNGKRIECGAVMSNANLKTTILKLVDEEHFDKDYLEETKAVRLNNSSCQVYIGLKPGEGFDDCGDLLFHSEHDGFDINAMLSMNVSSRTFSFYYPQTRPGSDRWLVVSSTNANYSDWAKLTEEEYQHEKEKLCEGTLDCLEQYVPDIREKLDWIEASTPRTFEHYTRHAQGASFGTKFEGLKVSQALPEHINGLFHAGSVGIIMSGWLGAVNYGVIVANELDKYLTPSSATV
- a CDS encoding M15 family metallopeptidase; the encoded protein is MSQLDDSARAYWTEQLELGYGMVEELLTFPVEECGEGFASIPDAADAAGVEMQFSESKIAGDLDRVFFIRESLVDDVIAIGRVMNDRGWILKVEDGFRSREMQRTLVRKPAVFDLVLQKCIWENGGEMPPVEFVFRRAIVLVANIPKIGTHMSGSAIDISVFRRDDGSEVWRGGPYLEVSEKTPMRSPFITEDELQNRLAITEIMESKGFMHFPYEFWHFNKGDAGDHILNKKPEPARYGPVDWNRETNEVQPMDNPMDPLNPLEQIEIEIAAAMKRL
- a CDS encoding replication-associated recombination protein A; this translates as MPGLFDQQEKQARTKAQPLAARMRPRSLEEFVGQRHFLGKGMLLQRMLQADRLGSMIFYGPPGTGKTSLGQVIALQTQCHFAVLNAASVGVKELRTELEAARDRLSRGDGRTILFVDELHHFNKTQQDVLLPDVEAGVVNLIAATTANPFFSLASALISRSQVFEFKTIDEEDIAQLLRRALEDKERGLGETGAKATDEAIEFLAEICDGDARRALTAFEIGVLSLDENNKVFNLQVAQESIQKKAVLYDAKGDQHYDVASAFIKSIRGSDPDAAIYWLARMLVAGEDPRFIARRIVISASEDIGNADPQALVIANSAAEATERVGMPECRIILSQAVTYLASAPKSNASYKAVDAAIGDIENNRIVPVPTHLKDAHYQGAKDLGHGEGYQYAHNSGDGWVDQDYLGVEKTYYEPVDRGYEAEIKKRLDELRQRRNASGDA
- a CDS encoding exonuclease domain-containing protein, which translates into the protein MEIYISTDIEADGPIPGPHSMLSLGAAAYLPDKTLVSTIEINFETLPGATGHPETMEFWSRYKKAYQYTRVDTQSPEVGMQQYVDWVEGLEGKPVFVAYPAGFDFLFVYWYLIQFVGRSPFSHSALDMKTFAMSLMGKGYRESTKRNMPRHWFDRHPHTHKALDDAIEQGALFCNMLADWQERPSNSKLL
- a CDS encoding glycosyltransferase family 39 protein, with product MIAFALRASAPDHLSIEHFDEGVYASNYFSSHLDFRYPDRHLYAPPLFPAILEWALIFSGGNPQAVMFVNVILGTALVAAIWWLTKLIAGDAAAIAAASLATFSDFLIQYSRAALTDTPVCLFMVLAVGCGLLALRDRHTLAILGAALFTAAAWWTKYNGWLPLAILGAGLAGSVVFDRPKTSEWMPRAGTFLVIALGAFLFWLPCLWSLQEYGGYSAVAQNHAGYIVGFGGWWDSWTRHFSVQSFNSKLLIVGGVCAILLFQRTRNANPMQWSNRFWVVLFSSVIILGLGQPILFALLLAGYGLFAGLRKQMEVDRLGFWLIAAWIGGLLLTTPLYRPYPRLFMPLWIGLIIASALGLQALLSHNENAAVVANKKRLGLRSGILGLCLIFLFRSGIGESTFEDRTQLASISKSIVAEIQHFVGTTKQTDDIDAIIYVIGEPGLYYHLASDDGDRFNFITQPGSNLVMLTPIPNAPKIPTFLVLGPHAPDEQQELKAETDRATLIEEFPYQASDLVLLDDFPPSELEKNREQKIQLWKLIED